In Patescibacteria group bacterium, the sequence TAGCTAATCGAAAATCGGGAGTGTCAGTATTAGTCATCAATCGGCAAGATGGCCATGCGATTATTAATCCGTTAGGGGACACAGTAATTCAAACTGGAGACAGATTGATTTTGATGGGTATCCGTGCGAATCTAGAAGCCGTGGAAAAATTAATTCATTAGTCCTTCGGCTAGCTCAGGATAAATTAACAAATTAATTTAGAGGTAAATATGAGCGATCACTATAGTCCAGAATTTATTAGTGCCCAGCGCGAAGCGCTATTGAAAGAAAAGGAACGGCTGGAACGGGAAATTAAAGATGTCGCTTTTTTTGATGAGAGCCAAGGCCGGTATGTGCCCAAGTACGAAGAAACTAGTCCGGGGGAAACTGAGTCTACCGATGAAGCTAGCGACGAAACTACTACCTTTGGCGAGAATACGGCAATGGCCGACAGTCTGATCAAATCTCTCAATGAAGTTTTGAGTGCTCTCAAAGATATCGAGGCCAACAAATACGGTTATTGCGAGAATTGCGGTGAATATATTTCCGAAGACCGCCTCCAGGCCTATCCGGCAGCCAAAACCTGCATTAAGTGCGAATAAAACTGATGCGAGAATGGATTATTAGATTGATTGTGGCACTGATCACCACAGTTTTACTGGTGAGTTTAGATCAGTGGACTAAAGCTTTAGCTGGTCTAATAAAGTTTTGGAACGGAGGAGGATTAAGACTAGTCTGGTATGAGAATCCTGGCATTGCTTTTAGTATTAATTTGCCTATGCCACTGGCAGGCATACTGATGGCCATATTATTATTAGTATTATTAGGACTATGGCTGCGGGCCCGCGGAAAAATAAACGGTTATCAATTAGGATTATTGCTGGCCATCGGCGGGGGGGCGAGTAATCTGTGGGATAAGATTCAGTTAGGATTTGTGAGGGATTTTATTTCTCTTTGGTGGCTGCCCATTTTTAATTTAGCGGATGTTTGTATTTTTATTGGAGTAATCATGATTATTTTGGGAGTTATTTATGGCGAACGACATCAAAAAATTTAGATTTACGGTTAAATCTGGAGCCGGCGAACGTTTAGATACTTGGTTATCACAAAAAATTCCGCAGTACTCCCGGAATTTCTTAGCCAAAGAGATTAAGGCCGGCCGGGTCTGGTTAGGAGGCCGTTCCGCTCAAGTCAAAAGTGTAGTCAAAGCCGGACAGAGCGTCGTGGCCGAATTGCAACTCCCGCGCACCGAGATTATGCCGGAGAAAATCGACCTAGACATCATCTACCAGGATAAAGATCTGGTAGTAGTTAATAAACCAGCCGGACTGGTAGTGCACCCGGCCGGCAAGCATCTGACTGGAACGTTGGCTAATGCCCTGAAACACCGATTTGATACTTTTTATTTAGTACATCGATTAGATAAAGACACTTCCGGAGTGTTATTAGTGGCTCTAAATCAAGTTACCAAAAATTGGCTGACTAAACTATTCGAAAAACGCCAAATTAAAAAAACTTATTTGGCACTGCTAACTGGTAAAATCACTCCCCAGGAAGCTTATCTGGATTTGCCGATCAAGCGCGGGCAGTCTGGCAGATTCGAAGCGTTGGCGGGGGGGCGGGCAGCCAAAAGCCATTATCGAGTAAAAGAATATCTGCCCGGATTCAGTTTGGTAGAAGTATTTCCGGAAACTGGGCGGACCCATCAGATCCGGGTACATTTTCAGGCCCTCCGTCACCCTGTCGCCGGAGATACCATGTATGGGAGAGGAGAGCGGGGGTTGAATCGGCAATTTTTACACGCTCATAAAATTGAATTTAACGACTCTCATGGGCAACTCAGGTCTTATACCGCCCCTTTACCCAAGGACCTAAGTAATTTCTTAAAAAACTTGTCTCGTTAGATATGAAAAATAAACTGACTAACAAATTAGTAGTGTTTACGGGACCATCGGCAGTCGGGAAAGATACGGTCGAAGTGGAAGTAATGAAATACTTGCCTTTAAAGAAAGTGATCACCACTTGCACCAGATCTCCGCGGCCCGGTGAAAAACGGGGAGTGGATCGGCATTTTGTAACCAAGACTCGGTTCCGGGAAATGATCAAAAACAATTTGTTGATCGAACATAATTATTTCAGTGGAAGTTATTACGGTACCCAGTGGAAAGATATGCGCAAACCTGCCACGGAAGGTTATGTGGCGCTTTTGGATGTGGATCCTAACGAAGCGAATAATATCCAAAAACGCAATCCGGATGCGCTGGTTATTTTCTTAAAAGCTGAATCGTTAAATGTTTTAAAAAAGCGCCTGATCGCGCGCGGGGGGACAGTGGATGAAATCGCCGATCGGCTGCAGCTCGCTAAAGAGGCGATGAAAAAAGAAAATGCTTTTGCTTATAGCGTAGTGAACAAGGAAGGCCACTTGGACGAAACCGTCCGCCTAGTTAAAAAAATTATCCGTAATTATTTAGGAATATGATAGATTTTCTTTATTTAGTCAATCGTTCTTTGAGGATGTTTACAGCTATGCCATGGGCAGGGTGGGGCTGGTTAGGCTTTTTGTTTTGGGTGCCTCCAATTATTTTTGCATTGTATGCGTGCAAGTATACCAAATTTTTTTATCGAATGAATTTCTGGTTAAGATTAGTATTGATTACGGTCATAGTAGTTTTTATTATCAGTTTATTTGCCGCGATGATTGGATTGTCATTCGGCGGTTTTAGTGGAATTATTGGTTTCGTGGTTCTTCTGATTTCACCATTTTATATGATTAAAGCCGTCCAGGGATATCCTTGGACAATAAAATTACTTAGTTTCTTCGTGACGATTTTGGTTGTGTTAGAAGCAATTGCAATCGGGTTTCTTTTTGGAGCGCAATAGCGCTGAACGTTTAGGTTTGTAGTTTTACTTCGGCAGTAGTCAGAGCATCGATAATCGGGTCCAAATTCCCGGCCAGAATAGTTTCGATATGGTGCCAGCTTTGATTGATGCGATGATCAGTGATTCGATCCTGCGGGAAATTGTAAGTCCGGATTTTTTCGCTGCGATCTCCCGTGCCAA encodes:
- a CDS encoding RluA family pseudouridine synthase, whose translation is MANDIKKFRFTVKSGAGERLDTWLSQKIPQYSRNFLAKEIKAGRVWLGGRSAQVKSVVKAGQSVVAELQLPRTEIMPEKIDLDIIYQDKDLVVVNKPAGLVVHPAGKHLTGTLANALKHRFDTFYLVHRLDKDTSGVLLVALNQVTKNWLTKLFEKRQIKKTYLALLTGKITPQEAYLDLPIKRGQSGRFEALAGGRAAKSHYRVKEYLPGFSLVEVFPETGRTHQIRVHFQALRHPVAGDTMYGRGERGLNRQFLHAHKIEFNDSHGQLRSYTAPLPKDLSNFLKNLSR
- a CDS encoding signal peptidase II, whose translation is MREWIIRLIVALITTVLLVSLDQWTKALAGLIKFWNGGGLRLVWYENPGIAFSINLPMPLAGILMAILLLVLLGLWLRARGKINGYQLGLLLAIGGGASNLWDKIQLGFVRDFISLWWLPIFNLADVCIFIGVIMIILGVIYGERHQKI
- a CDS encoding TraR/DksA family transcriptional regulator, translating into MSDHYSPEFISAQREALLKEKERLEREIKDVAFFDESQGRYVPKYEETSPGETESTDEASDETTTFGENTAMADSLIKSLNEVLSALKDIEANKYGYCENCGEYISEDRLQAYPAAKTCIKCE